A region from the Sander vitreus isolate 19-12246 chromosome 1, sanVit1, whole genome shotgun sequence genome encodes:
- the LOC144522321 gene encoding trace amine-associated receptor 13c: protein MTTLLPNVTVPGSTAVLLQTTDGLFNLTAAAQAGLGSGQSLAPLCTLCCCGFLNRTLAVVFMVSLAFAIVGGNVITLTVFVQTRQSRTPQGYLKVSLAIADMMVGVLVVPFSVYTEISLMVTSTPPIWYQGSSTSPATSTSFGGLVSPWQPCMLIGPVFAGCTFVSISTIFLMTLERSVAILWPLHKDALVTRRRTLLLILLSWTASFLLALAPLIFSSNFTLEYNECSRMCNYSPLLFGSQLPPDANILLLFPAFDFTLLGGTLAVNIVSFTSIQQYSRKRKLLSEGSLSDAGGGGGGCSHRPSFSDIKAAKTIGILTFAFTASFSPIAVFVLGNVVGYTWCNFSFFAFWILTGNSCCNVIIYSVRDHRFRKGVSLLFQRDHSLPHGEKS from the exons ATGACTACTCTGCTTCCCAACGTCACTGTTCCTGGAAGTACAGCAGTTCTGCTGCAGACTACAGACGGTCTGTTTAACCTGACAGCAGCTGCTCAGGCAGGACTCGGTTCAGGCCAGTCACTGGCCCCTCTCTGCACCCTCTGTTGCTGTGGATTTTTAAATCGTACTTTGGCAGTGGTGTTCATGGTCAGCCTGGCATTTGCCATCGTAGGTGGAAATGTGATCACCCTTACTGTCTTTGTGCAAACAAGGCAGTCCCGAACACCACAGGGATACCTGAAAG TGTCTCTGGCCATAGCAGACATGATGGTCGGTGTCCTCGTGGTCCCTTTCTCCGTCTACACTGAGATCTCTCTGATGGTGACCAGCACACCTCCCATTTGGTACCAGGGTAGTTCTACTTCCCCGGCCACCTCCACTTCTTTCGGGGGACTGGTGAGTCCTTGGCAGccctgcatgctgattggcccTGTGTTTGCTGGATGCACCTTTGTCTCCATCAGCACCATCTTCCTCATGACACTGGAGCGAAGCGTGGCCATCCTTTGGCCACTCCACAAGGACGCCTTGGTGACCCGGAGACGAACTCTGCTTCTCATCCTGCTCTCCTGGACTGCCAGCTTCCTGCTGGCTCTTGCACCCCTCATCTTCAGCAGCAACTTCACTTTGGAGTACAATGAGTGCAGTCGTATGTGTAACTACTCCCCACTATTGTTCGGAAGCCAGCTACCACCTGATGCCAACATTTTGCTGTTATTCCCAGCATTTGACTTCACACTGCTTGGTGGCACATTAGCAGTAAACATTGTGTCTTTCACTAGCATCCAACAGTACTCCCGAAAACGCAAACTGCTCTCAGAGGGGAGTCTGAGTGAcgcagggggaggagggggagggtgCTCTCACAGGCCCTCCTTTTCAGACATCAAAGCTGCCAAGACAATTGGCATACTTACATTCGCCTTCACAGCATCCTTCTCTCCCATCGCAGTGTTTGTGCTCGGGAACGTGGTGGGATACACGTGGTGTAACTTTTCCTTTTTTGCCTTCTGGATCCTGACAGGAAACAGTTGCTGTAATGTAATTATCTACAGTGTCAGGGACCATCGCTTCAGGAAGGGTGTGAGCCTGCTCTTTCAGCGAGACCACTCCCTTCCACATGGCGAGAAGTCCTGA